A genomic window from Ascaphus truei isolate aAscTru1 chromosome 1, aAscTru1.hap1, whole genome shotgun sequence includes:
- the LOC142499735 gene encoding alcohol dehydrogenase class-3 gives MLKVAPTAPTHIINTSARRLLDSSGRGERRLVTGQRAARIMATVGKVIKCKAAVAWEAGKPLSIEEVEVAPPSAHEVRIKIIATAVCHTDAYTLSGADPEGCFPVILGHEGAGIVESVGEGVTRVKAGDKVLPLYIPQCKECKFCLNPKTNLCQKIRVTQGKGVMPDGTSRFSCNGKQILHFMGTSTFSEYTVVADISVAKVDDSAPLDKVCLLGCGISTGYGAVINTAKVEPGSTCAVFGLGGVGLAVIMGCKVAGATRIIGIDLNKEKFTKATEFGATECVNPKDYKKPIQEVLIELTDGGVDYSFECIGNVGVMRAALEACHKGWGTSVVVGVAAAGQEISTRPFQLVTGRTWKGTAFGGWKSVDSVPKLVSEYMAKKIKVDEFVTHTLPFSSINEAFELMHAGESIRSVLNV, from the exons ATGCTGAAGGTGGCGCCCACCGCACCAACCCACATTATTAATACGTCTGCAAGGCGCCTTTTAGACAGCAGTGGGCGTGGAGAGAGGCGGCTTGTCACTGGGCAGAGAGCAGCTCGGATCATGGCTACAGTGGGGAAG GTCATCAAATGCAAAGCAGCTGTAGCCTGGGAGGCAGGCAAGCCCCTCTCGATTGAAGAAGTGGAAGTGGCACCACCAAGCGCTCATGAAGTTCGCATTAAG ATCATTGCCACAGCTGTGTGCCACACTGATGCCTACACTTTGAGCGGCGCTGACCCCGAAGGATGTTTCCCAGTGATTTTGGGTCATGAAGGAGCTGGCATTGTAGAGAGTGTTGGAGAAGGAGTTACAAGAGTTAAAGCAG GAGACAAAGTTCTTCCTCTCTACATCCCACAATGCAAGGAATGCAAGTTCTGCTTAAATCCCAAAACCAACCTCTGCCAAAAAATAAG AGTTACTCAAGGCAAGGGAGTGATGCCTGACGGCACCAGCAGGTTTAGCTGCAACGGGAAGCAGATTTTGCACTTCATGGGCACCAGCACCTTCTCGGAATACACAGTTGTAGCTGACATCTCTGTTGCCAAAGTTGATGACTCGGCTCCGCTGGATAAAGTCTGCCTGTTGGGCTGTGGAATCTCAACCGGTTATGGGGCTGTGATAAACACTGCCAAG GTTGAGCCTGGCTCTACGTGTGCAGTGTTTGGCCTGGGAGGGGTTGGCCTTGCAGTCATCATGGGCTGCAAAGTAGCAGGAGCCACTCGCATTATTGGGATCGACCTCAACAAAGAGAAGTTTACAAAAGCAACGGAGTTTGGAGCCACTGAGTGCGTCAACCCCAAGGACTACAAGAAGCCCATCCAGGAGGTGCTGATTGAACTAACTGATGGAGGAGTGGACTATTCCTTTGAGTGTATTGGCAATGTTGGAGTTATG AGAGCTGCCTTGGAAGCCTGTCACAAAGGTTGGGGTACAAGCGTTGTGGTTGGCGTGGCTGCAGCTGGCCAGGAAATCTCAACACGTCCATTTCAACTTGTCACAGGGCGCACATGGAAAGGAACTGCATTTGGAG GCTGGAAGAGTGTAGACAGTGTGCCAAAGCTGGTCTCTGAATACATGGCAAAGAAAATTAAAGTTGATGAGTTTGTGACCCACACTTTGCCCTTCAGTTCCATTAACGAAGCCTTCGAGCTGATGCATGCAGGGGAGAG CATCCGAAGTGTCCTAAATGTTTAA